One window of Equus caballus isolate H_3958 breed thoroughbred chromosome 3, TB-T2T, whole genome shotgun sequence genomic DNA carries:
- the CISD2 gene encoding CDGSH iron-sulfur domain-containing protein 2, translating into MVLESVARIVKVQLPAYLKRLPVPESISGFARLTVSEWLRLLPFLGVLALLGYLAVRPFLPKKKQQKDSLINLKIQKENPKVVNEINIEDLCLTKAAYCRCWRSKTFPACDGSHNKHNELTGDNVGPLILKKKEV; encoded by the exons ATGGTGCTGGAGAGCGTGGCCCGCATCGTCAAGGTGCAGCTCCCCGCGTACCTTAAGCGGCTCCCGGTCCCCGAGAGCATTTCCGGGTTCGCCCGGCTCACAG TTTCAGAATGGCTCCGGTTGCTGCCCTTTCTCGGTGTCCTTGCGCTACTCGGCTACCTTGCAGTGCGTCCATTCCTCCCgaagaaaaaacaacagaaggaTAGCTTGATTAatcttaaaatacaaaaagaaaaccccaaagtGGTGAATGAAATAAACATTGAAGATTTGTGTCTTACCAAAGCAGCTTATTGTAGGTGTTGGCGTTCTAAGACG TTTCCTGCCTGTGATGGTTCACACAATAAACACAATGAATTGACAGGAGATAATGTGGGTCCGCTAATACTGAAGAAGAAGGAAGTATAA